TCTCTAGGGAACAGCGGGGGGCAAAAGGGAGGCAGTAGGGCGATAGTTAGATGTTTATTATTATACCCTTGCTTCTGCTGGCCACAAGTAAATGGCAATAATGTACGGCGGCAGATGGTTGAAAAGTTTGCCCTGGTGTGGTCTACTTCTGTTATAGAATTGGACCACTTTTTTTGTCCTAAAAATTCTCTTTTATTACCCTATTTTTTGCCAAATTCGTCCTTGTTATTTGTGATATACAACTATTATATATACATTTTGCCGCCATTTATTGTATATAAATAAGACATTTTATCTGAGGATTTTATGTAAAGTGAACATCCATTATTTAAGACATTTTTAAGATATTAAAAGCCGATCCCAATATTTTTGAGTTGCAAAAATAGTTTAATATCATAATCTCAATCTATACCATTAGGGGCAGAGCAGAGAGGTTAACACTTGCCGGATACCTCAGTTTCCGGAAGAGGAGGAAAAAATAATTATTATTAATCCCTAGAAGAAATAGACAGCATATTCCGATAAAAATTTAAAATAAACAACAAAACACATCAGGAGAATTATTCCACTGACTCCATAACTGCTTATGGAAGGAATATAAAATTTATCAACTAGTGGTTTATTTCTGGACAAAACTATTAAAAATTGGCCGTGGCAGAAAAGGTAAAAAGCAGGAGACCAGCACCTGCCTATATAATAATAGGAAAACAATAGGTGAATTTTCAAACAGATATGCTGATAGAGGGGAGTATAAAAATCGTCAACAACATCTGGATGGCACTTCTGCCGGAATTGGGAGAAACACTCTTCTCCACCCCGGGAATAATGGTAATGTTATTGATAGCCTATGGGGGCGCCATGTGGATGTTTTTGAGTAGTGCCCCCAAGGTTTATACAATTATGGTATCAGATCTGAATGTTGCTAAGGAATTTTATGAAGACTTATTGGAGTTGCCAGTAGCGGAGGTACCTTTACACTATTACTACAACTATGATCAGAGTCTGGGAGTGGGCGCCCTTGACCCCCTTTATTTAGGTTCTGGCCTCAATTATAATGTCCCTAGACACAATGAGGGGTTATGGTACCAATTGAAGAGGAACACCCAAATACATGTGATTGGAGGTGCAAGTTTTGGTTATAAAAACTGTCAACGTCATGTCTGTTTTGACAGGGAATGTCTAGAAGCCATACTACTAAGAGTTCAATCCCGTCGTCTCAAGTACAAAATTCGCACAGAAAAACCTCTCAATTTCCTAGTAAAAGACTGGAATAACCGTGTCTTCGAAATGGCAGAGGCAGGCGGATAATTAAACCAAGTAACCTCTCTTATATTATTACCTGGATAGAGCTGATGTATAGTTCTCCCATAGAATCCCTAAAACGGGGCAGTTGGGTTAAACTAATCTGTGGCGCCAGTTACCAACACCTCCCCTTCATCCGCAACCTAGCCCTTATTTACACCCTTGCAGGGGTGGATTGTATTGACGTGGCAGCATACAAAGCGGTAATTCTCGCTGCCCTGGAAGGGATTGAAGTGGCCCTCGACTTGCAACCGTCTCCCCGTCCTTTTTTAATGATAAGCATCAATGATGGGGAGGACCCCCATTTCCGCAAAGCCTCCTTTAATTCTAACTTATGTCCTCCAGATTGTCACCGCCCCTGCCAAACTATTTGTCCTGCCGGCGCCATCAATTTTCTCAAGTATAACGGAATACATAAAGAACTATGTTATGGTTGTGGGCGCTGTCTGCCAGTTTGTCCAATAGGTATAATTGACACCGAGTCCCATATTGTCTCAGCCCATGTTGTCTTAAAATGGTTAGATGAACTGCCCATAGATGCCATAGAAATACACACTCAACAAGGACACTGGGATAGGTTTACCAATCTGTGGCAAACAGTAAGGCCTTATCTGGCAAAACTAAAACTTATAGCCATCAGTTGCCCCTATGCCAATGATGTGATAAGCTACCTACGACAAATTCACCAATACGTTCAACCGGTGACAATACCACTAATCTGGCAAACAGATGGACGCCCCATGAGTGGGGATATTGGTGAGGGCACTACCCATTTGACTATAAAATATGCCCAACAGGTCAGGCAATTAAACCTAAAGGGGTTTATCCAATTGGCAGGG
The Geminocystis sp. M7585_C2015_104 genome window above contains:
- a CDS encoding glyoxalase-like domain protein, whose protein sequence is MLIEGSIKIVNNIWMALLPELGETLFSTPGIMVMLLIAYGGAMWMFLSSAPKVYTIMVSDLNVAKEFYEDLLELPVAEVPLHYYYNYDQSLGVGALDPLYLGSGLNYNVPRHNEGLWYQLKRNTQIHVIGGASFGYKNCQRHVCFDRECLEAILLRVQSRRLKYKIRTEKPLNFLVKDWNNRVFEMAEAGG
- a CDS encoding 4Fe-4S binding protein: MYSSPIESLKRGSWVKLICGASYQHLPFIRNLALIYTLAGVDCIDVAAYKAVILAALEGIEVALDLQPSPRPFLMISINDGEDPHFRKASFNSNLCPPDCHRPCQTICPAGAINFLKYNGIHKELCYGCGRCLPVCPIGIIDTESHIVSAHVVLKWLDELPIDAIEIHTQQGHWDRFTNLWQTVRPYLAKLKLIAISCPYANDVISYLRQIHQYVQPVTIPLIWQTDGRPMSGDIGEGTTHLTIKYAQQVRQLNLKGFIQLAGGTNEHTITKLKSLNLIPAIAGIAYGSKARRLVYPILQKLEETTIDNKLEKHPSLLWEAVRIARQLVSPLKQAVLQER